One segment of Triticum aestivum cultivar Chinese Spring chromosome 2A, IWGSC CS RefSeq v2.1, whole genome shotgun sequence DNA contains the following:
- the LOC123187547 gene encoding stress-related protein: protein MADASPQAERPRLRRLEFVRVVSVQAAVCIAALYALARDHSGSLRPRVDAVESAVRRVAGPVARRLHGVPLHVLAFVDRKVDDAVHELGRHLPSAVKSASAQASHAVHAVPELAREIADGARRSGVKGVAKDVYGMVQPVAKDLYVRCEPVAKDLYARYEPAAEHLAVSAWRSLNGLPVFPQVAHIVVPTAAYWCEKYNRVISFAAGRGFPGARFLPGIPIERIAKAFGTNSAGERSPDAKPTGLDAQTSEERSSDAKPMGLDAQTSSEERSSDAKPMGLDAQTSSEERSPDAKAVGPDAQTGEESSPDAKPVESDAQTAGESQPEAAKPMDLGAQA from the exons ATGGCGGACGCCAGCCCGCAGGCG GAGAGGCCGAGGCTGAGGCGCCTGGAGTTCGTGCGCGTGGTGTCGGTGCAGGCGGCCGTGTGCATCGCGGCGCTCTACGCGCTCGCCAGGGACCACTCCGGCTCGCTCCGCCCCAGAGTCGACGCCGTCGAGTCCGCCGTCAGGCGCGTCGCcggccccgtcgcccgccgcctccACGGCGTCCCCCTCCACGTCCTCGCCTTCGTCGACCGCAAG GTGGACGACGCGGTGCATGAGCTGGGCCGGCACCTCCCGTCGGCGGTGAAGTCCGCGTCGGCGCAGGCGTCCCACGCGGTCCACGCCGTGCCGGAGCTGGCCAGGGAGATCGCCGACGGGGCGAGGCGGTCCGGCGTGAAGGGCGTGGCCAAGGACGTGTACGGCATGGTCCAGCCGGTGGCCAAGGACCTCTACGTGCGCTGCGAGCCGGTGGCCAAGGACCTGTACGCGCGCTACGAGCCGGCGGCCGAGCACCTCGCCGTCTCCGCCTGGCGCTCGCTCAACGGGCTGCCGGTGTTCCCGCAGGTGGCGCACATCGTCGTGCCCACCGCCGCCTACTGGTGCGAGAAGTACAACAGGGTGATCTCGTTCGCGGCCGGGCGGGGGTTCCCCGGCGCACGGTTCCTCCCCGGCATCCCCATCGAGCGCATCGCCAAGGCGTTCGGGACGAACTCGGCCGGGGAGCGCTCGCCGGATGCCAAGCCGACGGGACTTGATGCCCAGACCTCCGAGGAGCGCTCGTCCGATGCCAAGCCTATGGGACTGGATGCCCAGACCTCCTCCGAGGAGCGCTCGTCCGATGCCAAGCCTATGGGACTGGATGCCCAGACCTCCTCCGAGGAGCGTTCGCCCGATGCCAAGGCTGTGGGACCTGATGCGCAGACCGGGGAGGAGAGCTCGCCGGATGCCAAGCCTGTGGAATCTGACGCCCAGACCGCCGGGGAGAGCCAGCCGGAGGCGGCCAAGCCTATGGATCTTGGGGCCCAGGCCTAG